In a single window of the Myxococcales bacterium genome:
- a CDS encoding anion permease, which produces MEQAVAYSTLALTVTLAVSRPRLGVRGLRFTPGTAALVGVTLLVLTGILTLDDMVTSAVVQWRPLLALTSIMVMTGVVHEVGAFERLARRIEAHAQRTSPARAFDLVFLVSVVTPSLLNNDAAILLLTPLVVALTRRLYPGRPELTVAFAFAVFLAPGVAPFVISNPMNMIVAEFAGVGFNAYARVMAPISIAGALLTFVVLRLHFRRVLASVTASPAAVEMVAPHRAERPAVGLLLAVFVAYPVMAWLGGPIWVISLAGAISCLLLAWRYRVAPAQKLLQHVSPDILVFLWAVFLVVVGLRHVGVVDRLTSLYQSAPKEACTSLAWSASSPRSAPLSWTTTPCRSST; this is translated from the coding sequence ATGGAACAGGCTGTCGCCTATTCGACCCTAGCGCTGACCGTCACGCTCGCCGTCTCACGACCGCGCCTCGGCGTGCGCGGGCTACGCTTCACGCCAGGCACCGCCGCGCTCGTCGGCGTCACGCTGTTGGTCCTGACCGGCATCCTGACCCTCGATGACATGGTCACATCCGCGGTCGTCCAGTGGCGCCCTCTCCTCGCGCTCACGAGCATCATGGTCATGACGGGCGTGGTGCACGAAGTGGGTGCTTTCGAGCGTCTGGCTCGGCGCATCGAAGCTCACGCGCAGCGCACCTCACCGGCGAGAGCCTTCGACCTCGTCTTCCTTGTCAGCGTGGTCACGCCTTCGCTTCTCAACAACGACGCCGCCATTCTGTTGCTGACGCCGCTCGTCGTTGCCCTTACCCGGCGGCTCTATCCTGGTCGCCCTGAGCTGACCGTGGCGTTTGCTTTCGCCGTCTTCCTCGCCCCCGGCGTCGCGCCCTTCGTCATCTCGAACCCGATGAACATGATCGTCGCGGAGTTCGCAGGCGTCGGCTTCAACGCGTACGCGCGAGTCATGGCTCCAATCTCCATCGCTGGGGCCCTGCTCACCTTCGTGGTGCTGCGCCTACACTTTCGGCGCGTCCTCGCCTCCGTGACGGCGAGTCCCGCGGCCGTCGAGATGGTCGCGCCTCATCGCGCAGAGCGCCCTGCCGTGGGCCTTCTGCTCGCGGTCTTCGTCGCTTACCCGGTGATGGCGTGGCTGGGCGGACCGATCTGGGTCATCTCGCTCGCGGGGGCTATCTCCTGCTTGCTGCTCGCCTGGCGCTACCGAGTGGCTCCTGCGCAGAAGCTCCTGCAACACGTCTCCCCCGACATCCTCGTGTTTCTATGGGCGGTGTTCTTGGTGGTGGTTGGGCTGCGACACGTCGGTGTCGTCGACCGCTTGACGAGTTTGTATCAATCGGCCCCGAAGGAAGCCTGCACGAGCTTGGCGTGGTCGGCGTCGTCGCCGCGCTCGGCTCCGCTCTCGTGGACAACCACCCCATGTCGATCCTCAACATGA
- a CDS encoding dihydrofolate reductase family protein — protein sequence MGLLTFGLNVTLDGCIDHTQGIVDDELHDYWTELMDQSGAMLFGRNTYELMEEAWPAVARDEKAPRAMRAWAQKLEAKAKYVVSGSRSDFPWQNTIKVEGDLREGISALKAKTDRGVLVGAPKLSAALEELGLIDEYRIVVHPVISGRGPTLFHGLTRARHLELLSTRRFKTGVQALHLRRTPSLPA from the coding sequence ATGGGCCTCCTCACCTTCGGTCTCAACGTGACGTTGGACGGGTGCATCGATCACACCCAAGGGATCGTGGACGACGAACTGCACGACTATTGGACGGAGCTCATGGATCAGAGCGGGGCGATGCTCTTCGGGCGCAACACCTACGAGCTCATGGAGGAGGCCTGGCCCGCGGTGGCACGCGACGAGAAGGCGCCGCGCGCGATGCGCGCGTGGGCGCAGAAGCTCGAGGCAAAGGCGAAGTACGTCGTGTCAGGCTCGCGGAGCGACTTTCCGTGGCAGAACACCATCAAGGTGGAGGGCGATCTTCGCGAGGGCATCTCGGCGCTGAAGGCGAAGACCGACCGAGGTGTTCTCGTCGGCGCGCCCAAGCTCTCTGCAGCGCTCGAGGAGCTGGGGCTCATCGACGAGTACCGCATCGTCGTTCATCCGGTCATCAGCGGCCGCGGGCCGACGCTCTTTCATGGCCTCACCCGGGCGCGGCATCTCGAGCTCCTATCGACGCGGCGGTTCAAGACCGGCGTGCAGGCGCTCCACCTCCGTCGGACACCATCGTTGCCCGCTTGA